In Thalassoglobus sp. JC818, the genomic stretch GTGAATCAGCGGAATGGAAACATCCGGCGTCTTGTCGAGAAACCATCGCAAGGCTGCGGGTTCTTCGGTGACATCGCCCTGCAGCGCGTCTGACACTTTCAAGGCAATTGTCGGACCCGCTTTCGCAGTGGGAATCACAATCGAGCCGTTGCTGATGCCGGGGGATGAAACGAATCGGAACGTTGGGTCGAATTTGCCAGTGTTGTAGGGTGACGGGCCGTTCAGTCCCTCAAATCTCCAAAGCTCTTTTCCATCTTCGAGGCTGTGACCAGCTGTGTAGTCAGCTCCATGAGTGACCAGGAACTGTGTCTCTCCGTCGTCATACAGAAACGGTGACGCGTAAGAGTGCTTGCATTCAAATTTTGCATCGCTGGGACGATCGACAGCCCAGATTTCCTCACCGGTTCTTTTGTTGAGTTTGATGATCTTGCCGACGGTGTAGTCGTCACGCATTGTCCCGTGGATCAGTTGCAGGAAGAGTGCGTCATCGTGCAGAACGGGCGTTGATGTCATTCCGAACTGGATATCAAACCTGCCATAACGATCCTGAACGTTGAAGTCCCAGACCGGTTCACCATCGACTGTGAAGCATGCGAGGTGTCCGGTCCCGAAGAAGATCCAGACCAGTTCGCCGTCAGTACAAGGGGAGGGCGATGCTGAGTTCCCCTCTCCTCCTCGAGCATCTTTGTTACCAGTTCCAACCTTGCGCTTCCAAAGAATCTCTCCGTCTGTCGAGAGTCCGAGCAAAACGAGATCGTTGCCTTCAATCGAGCTGACGAAGATTTTGTCATCCCAAACGACTGGAGTTGCTCCAGCCGGACCGGGAAGAGGAGTACGCCACACGACGTTTTCCGTCTGTGACCACTCCATTGGAATACCGGTCGCTGTTGAAACCCCGTCGTTCTGAGGTCCCCGCCATTGCGGCCAGTTTTCACCTACAGCAACCGAACAAACAAGAACAAGGAGATAGGGGCAAATTTTCGCCATTGCTTCAGTCCAGTCTGATTGTGATCGCTACTCGGATTGACGGTTGCAGCACTTGGAGGATGTGATCAATTGGTTATCCCAATGATCAATAGTGCCCCAACATATGGAAGGTTTACAAGCCGAATTGTGTTGAGTTGTGGTGATTCGTCGGGTGGAAAATTGTGGCAGTCAGGGGCTGTCGTTGGTACTCAAACAGCATTGTGTTTTGCGGTTTTGATCGACGACAATAATGCCCTTCGAGGAGTCTGGCACCTTGCGAGAAGGTCGTCAATGGACCATGCTCTACGGAGCGAGAATTCAGACAGCCCGGTTGTGAACTGACCGGGAACTCCCAGAATTCGAGAGGCAGTTTCCGAATTCGATTGTCGAAGTGAACAGTAGATTGACTCTCGCTGAAGCCGATTCGTTTCAATTCATCGACGATGGATTTCAAATGCCTGCAGAACAGCCCGATTCAGCGACTTTCGATTCTTTGGTGTCGCTGCGCGAGTCAATGAGTGAACTTCGGGACGAACTGCGGCAGGTTGTCGTTGGGCAAAGTGAGGTCATCGACCAGATTCTGCTCTCGATTCTATGCGGGGGGCACTCGCTTCTCGTCGGCGTCCCCGGGCTGGCGAAAACGCTCGTTGTGAAAGCGTTAGCCGAGACACTCGGGCTGACTTTTAATCGCGTTCAATTCACCCCCGACTTAATGCCAGCTGATATCACCGGGACTGAAGTTCTTCAAGAAGATCGGGAAACCGGACACCGCGAATTTCGATTCATCGAAGGACCGATTTTCGCCCAAGTCGTCCTCGCCGACGAGATCAATCGAACTCCTCCGAAAACACAAGCCGCTCTACTCGAAGCAATGCAGGAGCGGCAGGTCACAGCGGGGGGACACAAACATCTTCTTCCCTCGCCGTTTTTTGTGCTGGCGACACAGAACCCAATCGAACAGGAAGGGACTTATCCACTTCCCGAGGCTCAACTCGATCGATTCATGATGGAGATTCGAGTCGACTATCCCAGCGAGAACGAGGAGCTGGAAATCGTTCGTCAGCAGTCGCGACGAAAGGCCGTCCATCTCAAGCAGGTGCTCTCGACTGAAGATCTTCTAAGGTTCGCCGAGACAGTCGATGCGATGCCGATCGCCGATCACGACGTCCGCTATGCGATCGCACTCGTCCGTGCTTCGCGACCATCAAACGCAGAAGCTGTCTCCGCCACGCAAAACTACATTCAATGGGGAGCAGGTCCCAGAGGTTCGGAGTGTCTCGTAGCAGCAGCCAAAGGGCACGCTGCGATTCACGGTCAGAGTTTTGCTTCGTATGAGAATATTCAAGCAGTCTTCAGGCCGGTTATGCGGCACCGAATCGTCCTCAGCTACAACGCCGAAGCAGATGGAGTCAGCATCGACGACGTTCTGGCCCAACTGATCGAACAAGTTCCGCCACCGACGCAGGGGCCGGTTCAGAAAGTCTTTCAAAAATATCTCTCGAAATCAGAACGCTGAGAACTTGATTGCTTTCGCTTCCGGTCGCATCTTTCGTCTTGTAATGGCTTGTGACTCCTCAACGGTGTGAAAGACTTCTCAATCACGAAGCTTTGAGTGGCTTCAAAAGAAGACTCAAATGGAACAGCGACGAATCACTCCCGAGACGCTTTCAGGAATCGAGTCGCTGAAGCTGCGGACGAAAATCGTCGTCGAGGGACTTCTCAGCGGGAGTCATCGCGGACAGGATCGAGGATTCTCCGTCGACTTCGCCGAACACCGAGACTATTCCCCCGGAGATGATGTCCGATTTCTGGATTGGAAGCTCTCGGGTCGACGTGACCGATATTATGTCCGGCAGTTCGAGGACGAGAATCAACTGGCAGTGTCGATTGTGATCGACAACAGTGGCTCGATGACGTATTGCTCGCAGAGCTCGGAGATGTCAAAGCTTGAATATGCAATCACTCTGGCTGCTGCATTAATGTGGGTCACGTCGGAGCAGCGTGACGTGTCACGGCTGATGACATTCGACGGAGAACAGCATCTTGGCTCAATCTTCGGACGTGCTGGCTTACAGCGAGGGTTTGATGCACTTGAGGACATTCTGGAGTCAGCTACAGGTAGCAGCGATCAGAATTCTGAAGATGACGAAAACTGGATCGGCTTAGGAAAAGCGGTCGAGCGCATTAGCCGACAGTCCGTTGTGATTCTGTTGACGGATGCTTTCGGGGATCTCAATTCGCTGAATCGAATTCTTGCGAGGCTTCGACAACTTAAGTGTGATGTGCGGCTTGTTCAGGTGATCGACCCCGCCGAAGCAACGTTCCCATTCGAAGGGAGTGTCATGTTTCGGGATCTCGAAGGTGGAGGCGATCAGATTGCAGTCGTCGATGCCATTCGGTCCGGGTATCTGGCAGAGTTCGAACAGTTTCAACATCAGCTAGGCAGAATCGTGGGAGCCATGGGCGGAACACGCGTCGTGGTCGAATCGAACTCAGCATTCAATCATTCATTGCGTTGCATTCTCGAACGAGGAAACTCGAGTGGTCGATGATCAGATCGAAAGGCCGACTCGAATAAGTCTCGGTCAGTCCAACTGGTTGTTTGGCGGAGCGGTCTTCGTGATCATGTGGGCAACACTGATCGCTTATTATCAGTTCAAATTTGATCTGAACATCCCTCCTTCAACTTCCGGCGATGAAGTCGACTACGATTCATTGGGTTGGGAACTTGCACACGGACGCGGGTTTCGAGTCGATCTCAACGACCCGGAATTCCGAGAGCCATATGACGTCGCAGCCCAAACTAGCGAACGATTTCGGCTCCCTCATCGGGAAAGCGAGATCAGTACGACGAGACCTCCGTTCTATCCATGGGCCATCAGCTACATCAACCGGTTGGTTGGTCGACAATTTTGGGGGACGCGTATTCTGGACGCAGCATTCGTCGCAGCGACGGGGGCATTGTTGGCGGTGTGTGTGCGGCAGGATTTCGGAATGACCGCTGCGGGGCTCTCGATCATCCTGTTTCTAGGAGTCGATGTTCGCACGCGACTCTACGGACGGGCCATTCTGACTGAAGCCATGGCGATGTTTTTCGTCTCATTGATTTGCGTCGTGATCCTGAAGTTACGCTTCCACAAATTTCGATCCCGCATCGATGACATTCTCTTTTCCGTTGCCATCGGTCTGCTCATTGGGTTCGCCGTGCTGGTCAGGACGCTGATGATTCTCTGGCTTCCGGGAATCTGTCTGCTCCTCCTGCTCATCTGGATGCGTCTGGGATTCTCAGCAAAGCGGTCTGCCCTGCTGGTCGCCTGTGCGATGTCTGGAGTGCTTCTCGCCATCGTTCCCTGGTGCGTTCGAAATATCGCAGTCACAGGAGAATTCATGCCCATGGGAACTCAAGGGCTCGTTCAACTTTCCGCGTCGTTTGGCGATGAAGTTTGGGAATCCGGCGGTGTCTGGCGAAACCTTGAGCACTCCGGATTCTTCGATGAAGTCGTCAGCGATGATCAGACGCCAGTCGAAAGAGAAGTCGCCAAAGCAAAGTGGAGTCGAACACAAGCGAAAGAATGGATCTTCCATCAACCGGGTCGTGCGATCGCTCTGATTCCGATGAAGATCAAAGAGGAGTTTCGGCCGAGAAACCTGACAGAGGCAGTCATCCTGTGCCTGTTTCTGCTCGGGATCTGGCCAGCACTCTGGACTTCGAGCGGAAGAGTTTGCTTGGCCTTGCTTGCGATTAACGCAATCGCCATCGGCGCGACATGGTCCGTCGAAGGCAGATTCCTCGTGCCGGTGCTCTTGCCGATGCACTACGTCGCTGTCTTGGGAATTGTCTGGATCGCGCTAATGATCCCATTCGCTCCACTGCAGAGAGTGTTCGCTCAGCGTCAAGTCCGTGAAGCCTGACAGTTCTGTGGATACTCAGTAGACAAGTAAGACGCCTACCGGCAGAGAATCCAGCCGGACAGCTTCGAGCAACATTGAAGCGTGCATAACTTCACGTCGACCCAGATTCGCTCGCAGACTCCATCTGGTTCAGGAATGGGCTCAATCTCACCGGGAACTTCATAGACCGGGCCAACCAGATAGATCGCGTTGAGTTCGATTCCTTCAGCGAGGCTCGCTGGGGAAACTCTCGGAGGATTGCTGACTTTCAGCCAGTCAATGGAGACGAGAGCATCCGTCACGTATTCAGAACAGTGAAGGCCGGCATTGCGTTTTCCCGTGATGTGATGTTTCACCGAATACGGTCGACCGAGCTGTGATTCCAGATGTCCCTTGAGTTCTGCGGCTTCTGACGCAGTGAGTTTGCGGATGGGATGAAAAACGTGCACCGTGTCCGGAGCTTGAGTCGTCAGATAGTCTTCGAGACTCATCTTCCGGACGCCGACTCCATTCATACTGTCATAAGCGATCTTCTGATCACCTTCTTCTATGACGATACCAACATGCGTATACGGGCTGTTTGTGTAACAGCGAACAGCCAGGCAATCACCTTGACTGAAAAGCAACGACCCATTTTCGCACGAGTCAACGATGTCGGCGACGACATTCGCGTCGACCATCACGCTCGGCGTTGCTTTTTCGTCTGCGAAAGTCGTGTTCGCGCCACCAAGTGACGCAGTGGCGAGCACAAACGCAGCGATCAGAAATCTCACAATAGCGGAATTCATCCGAGAATCTCCTGAATCGGAATCAGTAACGTTGTGTCGAGTCAAGAATGCTCTCCACCTCTCCGGCCAACGTTGTCCTCAGTGAGGATGCAGAACTCATTCCCACACCGGAATGTCAGCTTCGCTTACGAAAATCGACGTGTTTCGGACTCATCAAATCTGACAGTCCGGCAAAAAATGGCAAATCTCAAATTGACCGAACCACATGCTGCCAGTTTGACAGCACAAGCTGTGATGGCAAGTCTTTCCCCGCCAAAATCGCGCGTTCGAAAAATGAGTGAATCGCGTATCTCTTTTGTCAACAATGTGATATGTCGAACTGTGAGTCTTGGCACGCCATTTGTAGCAGGGAGGGGAAACTAAGGAACAGTGTGTGTTGAGAGAGCACAGCATTTCGTGGTGACTCACCGCACAAGCAATTAGACATCCATCATGGGAGTGGTCATTCATGGCGAAGAAGGCCAAATCGACAGGCGGAACGAAAATTGTCCCGCTGGGCGACAAAGTTGTGCTGAAAAGACAGGTTGCTGAGGACACAACCGCAGGTGGAATCGTTCTTCCTGATTCCGCAAAAGACAAACCACAACGAGGCGAAGTGGTCGCAATCGGCGATGGGCATACCCGTGACGATGGCGAGAAAGTTCCGCTGACAGTCAAAGAAGGAGATCGAGTGATCTTCAGCTCTTACGCTGGCGACGAAATCAAAGTCGGCGACGAAGAGTACCTCTTGCTGCGTGAGAGCGATATTCTCGCGACCTACTAGCAGCTGTTGGAAGGAGTTTTGGCAGGCCGGAGCATTTGATGATCTCAGTATCATCGCCACAACAGACAGCCCGGCAGCTCAACGTCAGAACTTCGCCAGGAATTAAATTTCAACTTTTTGAACAGATCTCTCAAACTCTGTGAGGAGAATAACATGGCCAAGATGATTGCTTTCGATCAGGAAGCACAGGAAGCCATGCGACGCGGAGTCAGCAAGCTGGCAAAAGCTGTTCGCGTGACGCTGGGACCAAAAGGGCGAAACGTCATTTTGGAAAAAAGCTTCGGTTCGCCGACTGTGACCAAAGACGGTGTGACCGTCGCCCGGGAAATCGAACTTGCTGACAAGTTCGAAGACATGGGAGCCCGCATGGTCCGTGAAGTCGCCAGCAAGACTTCAGACGTCGCCGGAGACGGAACGACAACCGCCACCATCATGGCCGAAGCGATCTACAACGAAGGTCTCAAAGCCGTCGTCGCTGGTGTCAGCCCGCTCGAAATGAAGCGTGGAATGGAAAAGGCTGTCGAGCAGATCACCGAAAAGCTTCGCGAAATGGCGATCCCTTGCCGCGACAAGAAAGCCATCGCTCAGGTCGGAACCGTCGCTGCCAATGGTGACGACACCATCGGCAAGATTCTCGCCGACGCCATGGAAGCTGTTGGAAAAGACGGTGTCATCACCGTTGAAGAAGGCAAAAGCCTCTCCACAGATTTCGAAGTTGTCGAGGGAATGCAGTTCGATCGCGGTTACCTCTCTCCTTACTTCGTGACCGACTCACAAAGCATGGAATGCGTTCTCGAAGACGCTTACGTGCTCGTCCACGAAAAGAAAATCAGCAACATCAAAGACCTCGTTCCAATCCTGGAAAAGGTCGTTAACTCCGGCAAGCCGCTGCTGATCATCGCTGAAGACGTTGAAGGTGAAGCACTCGCGACACTCGTCATCAACAAGCTTCGCGGAACCTTCA encodes the following:
- a CDS encoding YiiX/YebB-like N1pC/P60 family cysteine hydrolase, which encodes MNSAIVRFLIAAFVLATASLGGANTTFADEKATPSVMVDANVVADIVDSCENGSLLFSQGDCLAVRCYTNSPYTHVGIVIEEGDQKIAYDSMNGVGVRKMSLEDYLTTQAPDTVHVFHPIRKLTASEAAELKGHLESQLGRPYSVKHHITGKRNAGLHCSEYVTDALVSIDWLKVSNPPRVSPASLAEGIELNAIYLVGPVYEVPGEIEPIPEPDGVCERIWVDVKLCTLQCCSKLSGWILCR
- a CDS encoding MoxR family ATPase, which gives rise to MNSRLTLAEADSFQFIDDGFQMPAEQPDSATFDSLVSLRESMSELRDELRQVVVGQSEVIDQILLSILCGGHSLLVGVPGLAKTLVVKALAETLGLTFNRVQFTPDLMPADITGTEVLQEDRETGHREFRFIEGPIFAQVVLADEINRTPPKTQAALLEAMQERQVTAGGHKHLLPSPFFVLATQNPIEQEGTYPLPEAQLDRFMMEIRVDYPSENEELEIVRQQSRRKAVHLKQVLSTEDLLRFAETVDAMPIADHDVRYAIALVRASRPSNAEAVSATQNYIQWGAGPRGSECLVAAAKGHAAIHGQSFASYENIQAVFRPVMRHRIVLSYNAEADGVSIDDVLAQLIEQVPPPTQGPVQKVFQKYLSKSER
- a CDS encoding glycosyltransferase family 39 protein translates to MVDDQIERPTRISLGQSNWLFGGAVFVIMWATLIAYYQFKFDLNIPPSTSGDEVDYDSLGWELAHGRGFRVDLNDPEFREPYDVAAQTSERFRLPHRESEISTTRPPFYPWAISYINRLVGRQFWGTRILDAAFVAATGALLAVCVRQDFGMTAAGLSIILFLGVDVRTRLYGRAILTEAMAMFFVSLICVVILKLRFHKFRSRIDDILFSVAIGLLIGFAVLVRTLMILWLPGICLLLLLIWMRLGFSAKRSALLVACAMSGVLLAIVPWCVRNIAVTGEFMPMGTQGLVQLSASFGDEVWESGGVWRNLEHSGFFDEVVSDDQTPVEREVAKAKWSRTQAKEWIFHQPGRAIALIPMKIKEEFRPRNLTEAVILCLFLLGIWPALWTSSGRVCLALLAINAIAIGATWSVEGRFLVPVLLPMHYVAVLGIVWIALMIPFAPLQRVFAQRQVREA
- the groL gene encoding chaperonin GroEL (60 kDa chaperone family; promotes refolding of misfolded polypeptides especially under stressful conditions; forms two stacked rings of heptamers to form a barrel-shaped 14mer; ends can be capped by GroES; misfolded proteins enter the barrel where they are refolded when GroES binds), coding for MAKMIAFDQEAQEAMRRGVSKLAKAVRVTLGPKGRNVILEKSFGSPTVTKDGVTVAREIELADKFEDMGARMVREVASKTSDVAGDGTTTATIMAEAIYNEGLKAVVAGVSPLEMKRGMEKAVEQITEKLREMAIPCRDKKAIAQVGTVAANGDDTIGKILADAMEAVGKDGVITVEEGKSLSTDFEVVEGMQFDRGYLSPYFVTDSQSMECVLEDAYVLVHEKKISNIKDLVPILEKVVNSGKPLLIIAEDVEGEALATLVINKLRGTFKIAAVKAPGYGDRRKAMLQDIAIMCGGQAIFEDLGIKLDNLQLSDLGRVKKVVIDKDNTTLIEGAGKTADIKARIDQIRAELANSTSDYDSEKLEERIAKLSGGVAQVNVGAATESEMKEKKARVEDALHATRAAVEEGILPGGGVALLRASASVDPGKLSHDEEVGYNIIRRACRAPLTQISNNAGMDGSVICEKVSNLSGNEGYNAATDTYEDLVKAGVIDPVKVTRTALQNSSSVSTLLLTSDALIADKPKDDKKSGGHDSDLY
- the groES gene encoding co-chaperone GroES, whose amino-acid sequence is MAKKAKSTGGTKIVPLGDKVVLKRQVAEDTTAGGIVLPDSAKDKPQRGEVVAIGDGHTRDDGEKVPLTVKEGDRVIFSSYAGDEIKVGDEEYLLLRESDILATY
- a CDS encoding DUF58 domain-containing protein, yielding MEQRRITPETLSGIESLKLRTKIVVEGLLSGSHRGQDRGFSVDFAEHRDYSPGDDVRFLDWKLSGRRDRYYVRQFEDENQLAVSIVIDNSGSMTYCSQSSEMSKLEYAITLAAALMWVTSEQRDVSRLMTFDGEQHLGSIFGRAGLQRGFDALEDILESATGSSDQNSEDDENWIGLGKAVERISRQSVVILLTDAFGDLNSLNRILARLRQLKCDVRLVQVIDPAEATFPFEGSVMFRDLEGGGDQIAVVDAIRSGYLAEFEQFQHQLGRIVGAMGGTRVVVESNSAFNHSLRCILERGNSSGR
- a CDS encoding PQQ-binding-like beta-propeller repeat protein, producing the protein MAKICPYLLVLVCSVAVGENWPQWRGPQNDGVSTATGIPMEWSQTENVVWRTPLPGPAGATPVVWDDKIFVSSIEGNDLVLLGLSTDGEILWKRKVGTGNKDARGGEGNSASPSPCTDGELVWIFFGTGHLACFTVDGEPVWDFNVQDRYGRFDIQFGMTSTPVLHDDALFLQLIHGTMRDDYTVGKIIKLNKRTGEEIWAVDRPSDAKFECKHSYASPFLYDDGETQFLVTHGADYTAGHSLEDGKELWRFEGLNGPSPYNTGKFDPTFRFVSSPGISNGSIVIPTAKAGPTIALKVSDALQGDVTEEPAALRWFLDKTPDVSIPLIHDGLVYFFRKDGRVFCCDLETGKEHYYERTHTAQHRSSPIYVDGHLIWCAKDGHCTVLKAGPEFEIVSEIEMNEPITASPIVANGTLYLRTYDALYAIRSRDSQ